Genomic window (Fibrobacter sp. UWP2):
AGATCTTTTTGTTCTTTTAAGCGGACTAAAATTTCTTCTTTTCTAGCCAGAAAATCGATTTTTTTACTAGAAAAGAAATATGACAATGATTCAAATAAAGCCATATTGATTGGCAATCTCTTTCCACTGCTATTTTTGAAGCGGAAGGCATCTTCTTTCATAACGGAATAACTATTTGTCATGCTATCAGTAAATATAGATTTTAGCAAAGAAATTTTTTCATCATTGAAAGAATTGATAATATCCATAATGTCGCCCAAAAAATCGTCTATATCACTTTTGTATTCAAGTTTGTTCAATTCAGGCCATTTTTGATAATACATGTAAAACGAAAGAAACCTTAGAATAATATAGCGATCCTTCATTCTTTCTGGTTTGACGGATTTGTCAATAGCGTCCTGAAAAACTTTAGATTCAGCCAACTCTTTAAGCAAGGCCGTTGATTTCCCTTGATGCAAAGCATTTCTCATTTCCTGGTGGTTTAACTTGACACCACCACGATTCACTCTGTCAAAAATATCAAATTTGACCTTTTCTGGAGTTGGAGGCTGAATACGATATATGGTCATCTGAAAATCTTCTATCTTCCCCTGCATGATAAAAGAAAGATCCTTAAATCTTTTTCCCTTTTCTCCAATAAGAATATTTAATTCTGTAAGGGGGAAATCATTATTCATGTATTGAAAAATAGCAGTCAAGCGTTGCCGACCATCAACAACCTGCAATCGACCATCATTCTGCTCAAATAAATAGATAACAGGTAGGGGTATCCCCATCAAAATGGATTCTATCAACTCGGACTTCTGCTTGGGACTCCAAACAAAAAGTCTTT
Coding sequences:
- a CDS encoding DUF262 domain-containing protein, producing MKQETLDTDLDDASTLDKEVDHPIYPAQVKITRDQFPLLQLKRKAEPERNELIIDPDFQRLFVWSPKQKSELIESILMGIPLPVIYLFEQNDGRLQVVDGRQRLTAIFQYMNNDFPLTELNILIGEKGKRFKDLSFIMQGKIEDFQMTIYRIQPPTPEKVKFDIFDRVNRGGVKLNHQEMRNALHQGKSTALLKELAESKVFQDAIDKSVKPERMKDRYIILRFLSFYMYYQKWPELNKLEYKSDIDDFLGDIMDIINSFNDEKISLLKSIFTDSMTNSYSVMKEDAFRFKNSSGKRLPINMALFESLSYFFSSKKIDFLARKEEILVRLKEQKDLFYHSDFSKQVDSSTRVNERFNAIIALQREFEHD